The sequence TTACTGCACGTTAGCATGTCTGAATTGCTCTGTGTGTGAGTACACATGTACAGTGTTCATACATGTGCACTCATTTGTTTAAAACACTAAAACGTAAAAAACCTTCGTGTTTCAGCTGTGCAAGGCCAGGGTACACTGTGGTTGGGGCAGGAGAGTGTATGATGAGGCAGTGGTGTGGTCGGTATTTCATAAGAATGTAAAGTCAACATCGAAGGGGAAAAGAAGGAAACCATGGAAATTCCTCCCCacggaatttcatagattcatagtTGCCAGCAATCATCTGGCACTATCAGAAATAGGTGCCagagataagaaataggagcaggttaTTCAGTCTTTTGAGACTGCTCCCACAATTTGAGACGATCATTGCTGACATTtaacttcaactccattttctgcTTAATTCCCATAAACCTTGATTCCACTAGAGTCAAAATATTTGTCAATCTCATCGTCGAAGAAGCTCAATGACTGAACACTGAACATCAGGAACTCTCTGAggtcagaattccaaagattcacagcgctttgagtgaagatatttctcctgatCTCAATTCTAGCTGACCCCTCATGCTGAAGCTAGGCCTTTAGTTCAAGGCTCCCAGCCAGCtagaggaaacagcctctcagcatccacaCGGTCTAGCCCCCTCAAAATCCTAAATGTTTCAGTtaggtcacctctcagtcttctaaacagCATAGAGGAGGGGTTGTTATGGTAACCCTAGACAATAATTATCATAACCAAGCTTGAGCCTATTCTCCTTTATCTCCCCAAATGTGCACTTTCTAACACTGATGGAAGTAGACTGGTTTATATTCCTCCTCACTGGGGGCATTGAAGCCAACTGATCTATCCCATAATTCCTCTGCCTGAGACCGGCAAACTCCATTGTAAAAATTTTAGAATATACTCCAGCATTATTGTCAACCATGAAACAGTGAGAGCATTCTTATTTCTGAGTCACAAGTTTTGTGTGGTCAAGTCACACGTCACGAGACATGAAGGCATCAACAGGCTGATGCTATAATGCGACAGTGAGGGACTGCGGCACTGTTGAGAATGTCGTCttcgagatgttaaactgaggcctgaGCCAAACTTGAGGCACTTCTAACTTTATCCCCATGGATGGGCACCTTTCAGCATAAATGACTGTAaatgatctaccagtctggtggcACCCTTTGAAGAAGACAAGGAAGTCTCCCAGtatcctgtgccaattttaatccCTCAATCACTATTGTTAAAAATACATTACAGTGAGTCCCCACTTCATGCTGACTCAGTTAACACTGCTTTGCTTTAATGTCATTGATAAATTGGCAACAATAGATTTAACACTGTGAGTTTCATGTTGACATTGTTTGCCACAGACTTCCTGTACCGTGGCCTGCATGTCTTCATGATCTTTTCTCCCGTGTTCCCAACCTTATTGAAACCTCTCTTCCCTGGAGCTCCTGTTCCcaccctccttcttccttttaaaGTCCCTGGTGTCCGTTGTCAACATCGGAAACTTCTTcagctttttcttttcttttttcatgTGGGTggcactgggccagcatttattgcccattcctaattgcccttgaactgagtggcttgctcggccatttcagagggcatttaagagtcaatcacattgctgtgggtctggagtcgcatgtaggccagaccaggaaggaTTTCAtagatttaatagaatttacagtacagaaggaggccattcagtccatcgagtctgcaccggcccttggaaagagcaccccaccccacacctccaccgtatccccataacccagtaaccccactcaacactaagggcacttttggacactaagggcagtttagtatggccaatccacctaacctgcacatctttggattgtgggaggaaaccggagcacccggagaaaacccacacatacacgggaagaacgtgcagactctgcacagacagtgacccaagtcaggattcgaacctgggaccctggagctgtgaatcaattgtgctaaccacactgctaccgtgctgcccaaatgatagAATTCCTTCTCTCAATTACATTCTTGAACCGGAAGGGTTTTTACATCATAAATGGTTTCatccttagacttttaattccagattttcactgGATTCAAATGCCACCAATGGTGACTGTTTCCACCCTGGAAACACCATTGGAGCTTCTCCTCCTGCCAACTTCCCCTACCCTACCACTACCCACCCACTCCTCTTCCTGCTTTGGGGTCACACTAAAGTCCAGGGACTTCTTAAATTTCTTTGTATTTCTTCAATATTTTCCCATTTATTTGATTTTAATGGTTATTTAATTTATGGATGTTGGCATTTAGGAATATACTGCATTTTAATTGATCACATTTTTGTTTCTGCTGGGAAGGGTCCTAAAGTACCAAACTGTATTGATTTATTTCAGCTAGGAATGTACAGTATCTCACACATGCACTACTGTATTTAAACCTATGCATTCTCTTTCCAGCCGACAAATGTACAAAGAGGCCCAACTTTTGCTTTTGCATTGATTCCTACGATTCACTTAAAGTCGTTTCTCTTAAAGTTGTGATTGTTCAGGAACTGCAACTTCAAGTGAAGACTTACTGTATATGGTTCTTATCTCATTGATGTTCGTGAGACTTTGCTGTGTATAAACTGGCTCTTGCGCATCCTATATAATAATAGTGACAACACATTTAAAATACTGCACTGACTGGAATGTGGAGCATCAGGAGATCAGAAAAGGCGCCAAGTCAGCATCAGTCTTTCATTAACCTTGCTTCTAACTACAAAAGTTTTGCATCACATTTTTTTTCATTGGTTCCTCTTCAAGAATTTCTCCAAGAATTCCACTTTGGCATTCCACTCTCTAAATCTACATGTTCTTTTTGAGGTTTTGATTTTATCATTCTTATTTCTCGGGTTTTCTGTTGCACAAACTCACTGGATGCCACTCGCCTTGTTCATCATCAATGTAATATTTCAATTCATTTGTCCCACATGTTGGGAAGTTTGGCAGAACTCCAAGTAATTTAAGATTTGGCACTTTGTCTGCAACTCTGGAAATATTGTCAAATCCAGATTTCACAACTGAAAAGTCAAAAGGGCTATGAAAATTCTTTTCATAAATGATTTCTTCAACAACAAAAAAGTATGCAGTATAATTCAGTTCAAAAAGAGACATCGTTAGGTTTTATTTTACAAATTGATACAGAAgtgaaaaagattttaaaatgatTATACAGATATCTTAAAAACGTAATAAATATGAATGTACACGTTCTCATCTTTCTAATTCCTTCAAGAATGCACAGGAACAGTCACTGGAAAACATCTAATGTTAGGTCTGAACTAGTGTCTGAGTGATTATCTAATGTGACTTCGAATGGATAAAATAATTTTGGGTGTCAAGCTCAGAAAACATCTTTAATTGGCAAGTTTGGAAAGTATCTTAATTAAAACAGTGGTCCTCAGACTTTCTGGTTGAAAGATACATTTTCAAATGGATGAGTAATCACAGACCCCTACCCCATTTAAATTACACTCATAATACTGAAGTGCTGCATTTGAAGAGTGTCATAAACATTTTTTGTTTGAGAGAACATGTTTTTATTGAAAAACATCAGTAAGGTGGGGATGCCTGCTTCGCATTGCTGAGCAGGCCACAGAGAAATCATTAGGGGACCGGGGGAGAGAAGGAGAAATGGGGATTCATACTGCAGTGACAGCAGTAGAGTGTGAAGAGCAGAGAAACTGGAGTGTGGGGCGATTAGAAGCATGGAGACAGGAGGAGCACGAAGCAAGCAggaacaaaagagagagagagagcacactggagtgtggggagagtgggtgcgtagagagagaagtgagagcacagagagtgggaatgtggacagcaggagcacagagagcgagagggggtgacagagagagcaggagcatggagagagcaggaacacagagagagcagtgtCTGTGGACAGCaggagcatgcagagagagagcacagtcagagagagtgggaaaacggagagcaggagcacagtgagagagtgggagcaggagcatggagagagcaaTTTCATGGAGAAAGCAGGAGCAAGGGCAAAGAGCAGGAGCAAGGAGAGAGCAGGTTcgtggagagagcaggagcacagagagagcaggttcatggagagagtaggagcatgggcaAAGAGCAGGAGCATAGAGAGAGCAGGTTCATGGAGAAAGCAGGAGCAAGGGCAAAGAGCAGGAACAAAGGGACAGCAGGAGTATGGAGAGAGCAGGTTCATGAAGGGAGCAGGAGCATGGGCAAAGAGCAGGAGCAAGGAGAGAGCAATTTCATGGAGAAAGCAGGAGCAAGGGCAAAGAGCAGGAGCAAGGAGAGAGCAGGttcatggagagagcaggagcacggagagagcaagttcacagagagagcaggagcaaggGGAGAGCAGGTTCACAAAGAGAGCAGGAGCaaagggagagcaggagcatgggcaAAGAGCAGGAGATGGGCAAAGAGCAGGAGCAAAGGGATAACAGGAgtatggagagagcaggagcatgggcaaagagcaggagcacggagagaacaAGTTCACAGAGAGAGCAGGTTCATGGAGAGAGCAGGTGCACGGAGAGAGCAGGttcatggagagagcaggagcatgggtaAAGAGCAGGAGCAAAGAGAGAGCAGGAGTATGGAGAATGCATTGgtggaggagacagagaggaggagcaCCCGgatgggttgggggatgggggagcggGCTCGTGTTGGGAGGATAGGAGCAGCCTGCAGACAGCACTCACTCACTTACTCTTCACAAAGCTGACCTGGGCActgtctcccgcccccccccccccccccccacacccttcccttcccccctcaggCCTCTTCACACAAAACAGTCCACACATCCCAGTTTGAGAAACAGGGGTTTAAACAAACAGTTCCCAGATCCACATTTTCAAATTGCCTCTAGTATTCACTCACCCCCGTTATTTGTTTGTAAGTCTTTATGAATTGTAatacacctcctcaaaaaactgttTCAGTCAATATCGCCTTACTTGCTGTCACTTCACCTGCTTATGTTGATCTTCAGACTGACTGGGCAATTATTGGGGAGAAAATGTTCCCTCTCTGGAAGGTTAAGCCCAGCATTCCGAAAGCTGGCGAGCATCCAACTACACTTCAGATGTCACTGCCGTTTCCAAGTCTGTATTTCCACACGGCTCAGCGGCTCCTCCCCAGGCCTGGGCTCAGTTTGTCCAGGCTGCCCTTTACCTGCTTGGCCAGGGCGCCCCATTAGCAGTCAGCTGGGAGGAGATAGAGGATATCCAAACGCAGTTCAGTTAGCGGGCTGATGTCCCAGAGACTGGTTAAGCCCAAAGGCAGTGGCTGCAGCAGGAATCCTGTTCATGGGGCGACTCCTGCGTCCAATTCGCAATGTTCCTATAACGGGTTGGCCTTTGGATTCAAATAGCCCCCAGAGGAATGTACTGGGAGCCCGTTCGGGATCAGAGGTGGGGAATTCAGGAATGTTCACAGGGACTGGCAGCTTCCTTTATCTTGGTTGCAAACTCgaattatttgtttttttccccctctaaTATCTTCGTATAACGATCTGTTTTTCCCCCCTGTGCaaagtctttgtgtgtgtgtgtctcacccacAGGAGTGCCCTCAGGTCACCACGTGGGGTTTCTCGGCGGGTTGGCATTGCCCAGGGCTGACCTGGCTCAGGTTGACATCCTGCTCCAGGTTGGCAGCTTTGTAAGTAGTCTGCGAGGTGTTCCACCGACCCCGCTTGGCGAGCAGGTGGTGCGCCAGGCCGGCGAAAACCAGCGTTAAGACGGCGACGGCGAAGATGCTGCCCAGGACCACCCCCAGGGAGAGGCCAGCCCTGGCCGGGTGCCCGGTGCCCGGGGTGGGCTCCAGGACCAGCTCCCCACTGCCCGAACCCTCGCTCTCGCAGCTGGTGCCGTCCTCCTGCAGTTCATAGCCCACTTTGCAGTTACACTTGAAGCCCCCATTGGTATTGACGCATTCCTGGTCACATTCGCCAGACTGGCACTCGTCTATATCATAGCATTTCCCCTGGTCCTCGTCCAGGATGTAACCCACGGGGCAGTCACAGCCAAGCCCTGTACACTTGGCTTCGCAGGGGTCAGTGTCACAATAGAACACACATTTGGTGGGTTCGTTAGGGTCCAAATCATAACCACTGTGGCATTTGCATACAAAACTCCCATCCGTATTGGCACACCTCTGCTCACATACTTCGTCCAGACATTCGTTAATATCCTCGCACTTGTTGTCCGGGGTGGGCTTGTAGCCTGCCCAGCAGTGGCAGCTGAAGTTGCCCGGCCTGTTGATGCACTCCTGATCGCATGGATGCTCCAAGCACTCGTCCACGTCCACGCAACCCTTGCCGTCGGCGTTCAGCCGGTAGCCGTCCTGGCATAGGCAGTAAGGCGAGCCGTCTTGGACGATGCAGTGATGCTGGCAGCCCGCCTCCTGGCACGGGTCGAAGAGCTGGCAGGTGTGCCCGTCCGGGCTCAGCTGGTATCCGGGCCGGCAGCCGCACCGCGGACCGCCCGCGGGGGGTTGCTCACAGGTGTGCTGGCAGCCGCCATTCtccagttggcagtgccagggggcagggtGGCCCAGGGGCTTCCATACCCAGGTGTCGTTTGAACACTGGAAGCGCAGCCCCCAGGGCTCGGCCAGCGCCACGGTGCCCGGGGGCAGCTCGGAGAGTTGGCTGCTATTAACCCCGAAGGGGGTGGTATAGGTGGCCGTGCCGTTGTCCAGGCGGAGCACGCTGCAGCTGCCCGCGTACCGGTACTCGCACAGCACCCCGTCCGCCTTCTCGTTGCAGGCTCGGTCCGTCCAATCCCTGCCGATTGACACGGTCACGCAGCGGGGTCCGCATTTTCCGGAGCCCTCCGTCCAGTTGGCGTAGTCGCCGTTCAGGTCGCCGTCCAACCAGCGGTAGCCCCGCAGGAGGCTGTCATTGCTGGGGCAGGACCTCTGGTGGAGCTGGAGGCCGATCCAGAAGTTCTGCCCCCCGGCGGTGAGGGTCTGGGCCCCGCTGGGGGGCAGCAGCATGGAGAGGGCTTCTTTGGCCACGGTGGAGGTGATGGTCATCGCGTCGCCTCCGTTGCTCTTGCACAAATTCCGGGCCATGTTAAACTTCCTGCGCTGCTTCTGCAGACTGTAACACACGGTGGACACACACACGGTGGGTGCCGGCTCCTCCGGCTCCTGCTGCCGGATCTTACTCTCCGAGAGTCCCGGGAAGAGCAGGGGGCTCAGACACAGAAACAGCACCCCtcctctcatcctctctctctctctctgtatctctgacaAAGTTCAGCAACAGTCTCA comes from Scyliorhinus canicula chromosome 1, sScyCan1.1, whole genome shotgun sequence and encodes:
- the LOC119970990 gene encoding thrombomodulin-like gives rise to the protein MRGGVLFLCLSPLLFPGLSESKIRQQEPEEPAPTVCVSTVCYSLQKQRRKFNMARNLCKSNGGDAMTITSTVAKEALSMLLPPSGAQTLTAGGQNFWIGLQLHQRSCPSNDSLLRGYRWLDGDLNGDYANWTEGSGKCGPRCVTVSIGRDWTDRACNEKADGVLCEYRYAGSCSVLRLDNGTATYTTPFGVNSSQLSELPPGTVALAEPWGLRFQCSNDTWVWKPLGHPAPWHCQLENGGCQHTCEQPPAGGPRCGCRPGYQLSPDGHTCQLFDPCQEAGCQHHCIVQDGSPYCLCQDGYRLNADGKGCVDVDECLEHPCDQECINRPGNFSCHCWAGYKPTPDNKCEDINECLDEVCEQRCANTDGSFVCKCHSGYDLDPNEPTKCVFYCDTDPCEAKCTGLGCDCPVGYILDEDQGKCYDIDECQSGECDQECVNTNGGFKCNCKVGYELQEDGTSCESEGSGSGELVLEPTPGTGHPARAGLSLGVVLGSIFAVAVLTLVFAGLAHHLLAKRGRWNTSQTTYKAANLEQDVNLSQVSPGQCQPAEKPHVVT